The following proteins come from a genomic window of Streptomyces sp. NBC_01716:
- a CDS encoding flavin-containing monooxygenase, with the protein MTNSDALSATELAELRRRYRVERERRVRPDGARQYLAADARFGYYADDPYAGETPGREPLRDRVDVAVVGGGFGGILAGARLRQRGIGRVRVVEKGGDFGGTWYWNRYPGIHCDVESHVYLPLLDETGYVPEWKYAPGEEIRRHAVRISEKFDLYADALFSTSVTSLTWDETSEAWIVTTDRGDEFRATYVVTATGTLSELKLPGIPGIEDFKGHTFHTSRWDYAYTGGTPDGGLTGLSGKRVGVVGTGATGIQVVPKLAEDAGHLYVFQRTPSTVDVRANRRTTAQDVGADHDGWARERRDNFLRVVSGESAEEDLVADRWTSSAGLLEKLLPSFRRPADRKAFEAAYEVTDGTKMNEIRARVERIVIDADTAEKLKPWYRYACKRPTFSDLYLQAFNLDNVTLVDTADTHGIERMTERGVVVGGTEYALDCLILATGFSVGTSGVHSGQLPVHGRGGVQLRHAWQKEGPRTLHGFTSNGFPNLIQLGGTQSASSVNYTHVLDEHAVHAAALVAGAEARGAVIEPSREAEDAWIAVLAGNAPDHEWFHAECTPGYYNGEGRGRPNGPTAYPHGAYAFHDLLKRWREESMDEVLQDRTSARP; encoded by the coding sequence ATGACGAACTCCGACGCGTTGTCCGCCACGGAACTCGCCGAGTTGAGGCGGCGCTATCGCGTCGAACGAGAACGGCGCGTGCGCCCCGACGGCGCTCGGCAGTACCTCGCCGCCGACGCCCGTTTCGGCTACTACGCCGACGATCCGTACGCGGGTGAGACGCCTGGGCGTGAGCCGCTGCGGGACAGGGTGGACGTCGCGGTCGTCGGCGGCGGCTTCGGCGGCATCCTCGCCGGCGCGCGGCTGCGCCAGCGGGGGATCGGGCGCGTCCGCGTCGTGGAGAAGGGCGGTGACTTCGGAGGCACCTGGTACTGGAACCGGTACCCGGGCATTCACTGTGACGTCGAGTCGCACGTCTACCTTCCACTGCTCGACGAGACCGGATACGTACCGGAGTGGAAGTACGCTCCCGGCGAGGAGATCCGCCGGCACGCGGTACGGATCTCGGAGAAGTTCGACCTCTACGCGGACGCGCTTTTCTCCACGTCGGTCACGTCCTTGACCTGGGACGAGACCTCGGAGGCGTGGATCGTCACGACCGACAGGGGCGACGAGTTCCGTGCCACGTACGTCGTCACGGCCACCGGCACCCTGTCCGAGCTGAAACTTCCCGGCATCCCCGGGATCGAGGACTTCAAGGGCCACACCTTCCATACGTCACGCTGGGACTACGCCTACACCGGTGGCACCCCGGACGGCGGCCTCACCGGCCTCTCCGGCAAGCGCGTGGGCGTGGTCGGCACCGGCGCCACCGGCATCCAGGTCGTCCCGAAGCTCGCCGAGGACGCCGGACATCTCTACGTCTTCCAGCGCACCCCCTCCACCGTGGACGTGCGCGCCAACCGCCGCACCACCGCGCAGGACGTCGGCGCCGACCACGACGGCTGGGCACGGGAGCGCCGCGACAACTTCCTGCGCGTGGTGTCCGGCGAATCCGCAGAGGAGGACCTCGTGGCGGACCGGTGGACCTCGTCCGCCGGTCTGCTGGAGAAGCTCCTGCCGAGCTTCCGCCGCCCGGCCGACCGGAAGGCGTTCGAAGCGGCCTACGAGGTCACGGACGGCACCAAGATGAACGAGATCCGCGCCCGCGTCGAGCGGATCGTCATCGACGCGGACACGGCGGAGAAGCTCAAGCCCTGGTACCGGTACGCCTGCAAGCGCCCCACGTTCTCCGACCTGTACCTCCAGGCGTTCAACCTCGACAACGTCACCCTGGTCGACACGGCGGACACCCACGGCATCGAGCGGATGACCGAGCGCGGGGTCGTGGTCGGCGGCACCGAGTACGCACTCGACTGTCTGATCCTCGCCACCGGGTTCTCCGTCGGCACCTCCGGTGTCCACTCCGGCCAACTGCCCGTCCACGGCCGGGGCGGCGTCCAACTGCGGCACGCCTGGCAGAAGGAGGGCCCGCGGACCCTGCACGGCTTCACGAGCAACGGCTTCCCGAACCTGATCCAGTTGGGGGGCACGCAGAGCGCAAGCAGCGTCAACTACACGCACGTGCTCGACGAGCACGCCGTACACGCGGCGGCCCTCGTCGCGGGCGCCGAAGCCAGGGGCGCCGTCATCGAACCGTCTCGCGAGGCGGAGGACGCCTGGATCGCCGTTCTGGCCGGGAACGCCCCCGATCACGAGTGGTTCCACGCCGAGTGCACACCCGGCTACTACAACGGTGAGGGACGCGGCCGGCCGAACGGCCCGACCGCCTACCCCCACGGCGCGTACGCCTTCCACGATCTTCTGAAGCGATGGCGGGAGGAGTCCATGGACGAGGTCCTCCAGGACAGGACGTCCGCTCGGCCGTAG
- a CDS encoding class II aldolase/adducin family protein, which yields MAEPPWLPLIGAYDIPAARLAHDGIPVWPRSALIRRRDLAEGMVAALGDRPVVVLRCHGLVAVGTGDPAHAVAEAVTRALAVDSLARMALAVASTGAPLRPIPDEDLGELPDLGAAFNVSTMWRHLSARVEAEGPGTPLRT from the coding sequence ATGGCGGAGCCGCCCTGGCTCCCGCTCATCGGGGCGTACGACATCCCTGCCGCCCGGCTCGCCCACGACGGCATCCCCGTGTGGCCCCGTTCGGCGCTGATCCGCCGCCGCGATCTGGCGGAGGGAATGGTGGCCGCGCTCGGCGACCGTCCCGTGGTCGTCCTGCGGTGTCACGGCCTGGTCGCCGTGGGCACGGGTGACCCCGCCCATGCGGTCGCGGAGGCCGTGACCCGGGCCCTGGCCGTCGACTCCCTGGCCCGCATGGCGCTCGCCGTGGCCTCCACGGGTGCGCCGCTGCGCCCGATCCCCGACGAGGACCTCGGCGAACTGCCGGACCTCGGCGCGGCGTTCAACGTGTCGACGATGTGGCGCCACCTCTCGGCCCGGGTCGAGGCCGAGGGTCCCGGTACACCACTGCGTACCTGA
- a CDS encoding FadR/GntR family transcriptional regulator — MSSRPGQSQSPETEVGTSAKRSASSGGLFKAVSSSRVSQLIVDQIKLLLKEERLQPGDRLPSERELCVQFGVSRVTVREALRSLETSGLVEIRVGARGGAFVTAPSSRRVGEGLADLLTLSPLSASEVTEARLVFELGIIPLIVERATEEDLDALRVMCDEHAEAVKRGAYDMEMSAAFHTRVAACTHNAAIEMLVQSFHGPLLMSLREAQSVEPKMGQYGSKEHRQFVDAVAARDAEAATEIMRTHVGRTASRVKADSGGK; from the coding sequence ATGTCATCACGCCCCGGCCAGTCCCAATCCCCTGAGACCGAAGTCGGGACCTCCGCCAAGCGGAGCGCCTCGTCCGGCGGTCTGTTCAAGGCGGTTTCCTCAAGTCGCGTCTCCCAGCTGATCGTCGACCAGATCAAACTGCTGTTGAAGGAGGAGCGCCTGCAGCCTGGTGACCGGCTTCCCAGTGAGCGAGAACTGTGCGTGCAGTTCGGGGTCAGCCGGGTGACAGTGCGTGAGGCGCTGCGCAGTCTGGAGACCAGCGGGCTGGTCGAGATCCGGGTCGGCGCCCGGGGCGGCGCGTTCGTGACGGCGCCGTCGTCGCGCCGGGTGGGGGAGGGGCTGGCTGATCTGCTGACGCTGTCGCCGCTGTCGGCGTCCGAAGTCACCGAGGCGCGGCTGGTCTTCGAGCTCGGGATCATCCCCCTGATCGTCGAGCGTGCCACCGAGGAGGACCTCGACGCGCTCCGTGTGATGTGTGACGAGCACGCGGAAGCGGTCAAGCGGGGCGCGTACGACATGGAGATGTCCGCCGCCTTCCACACCCGCGTCGCCGCGTGCACGCACAACGCCGCGATCGAGATGCTCGTGCAGTCCTTCCACGGTCCGCTGCTCATGAGTCTGCGCGAGGCGCAGAGCGTGGAGCCGAAGATGGGTCAGTACGGATCGAAGGAACACCGCCAGTTCGTCGATGCCGTTGCCGCGCGGGACGCGGAGGCGGCGACGGAGATCATGCGCACGCATGTCGGACGGACGGCTTCGCGGGTGAAGGCCGACAGCGGAGGTAAGTGA
- a CDS encoding cupin domain-containing protein — protein sequence MTEARTSPGSCQNEAAFYILEGRGYEVHDDKRYDWTKDDLVFVHTDSVHRHFNPYDETATALVVKAKSTWMFMGLPQQGRSGPVEGEERFGPREDWSRIWTPGVGDRKKVIGVGDTTWENTPLGRVRVMSSPERTDARIFSIDAFELDIPAGSRSGKYWKMADEVHYVLDGSGYALQWEVEAEIAEKYYARVAKEPTRHEITKGDTLYVPQNHVTLVDAARGGLREISGNRLRVDGSDYEADCLVFATGFEWNTPYVNKIGFYPVGRGGMSLGEKWRNGPRTLHGVMTNGFPNLFIIPLPNSQSVVTENFAHSIQENAGHIARIVAATAGQGMAAVEATAEAEDEWCRIILQRRRDDAAFLEACTPGRSNSEGHPELRSPLSSNFGGDVFEFFGLLADWRNERSLPGLHLSPG from the coding sequence GTGACCGAAGCGCGGACGAGTCCCGGGTCCTGCCAGAACGAGGCGGCCTTCTACATCCTGGAGGGCCGTGGCTACGAGGTCCACGACGACAAGCGTTACGACTGGACCAAGGACGACCTCGTGTTCGTCCACACCGACTCGGTGCACCGCCACTTCAACCCCTACGACGAGACCGCCACCGCCCTGGTGGTGAAGGCCAAGAGCACCTGGATGTTCATGGGCCTCCCGCAGCAGGGACGCAGCGGCCCCGTCGAGGGCGAGGAGAGGTTCGGGCCCCGCGAGGACTGGTCCCGGATCTGGACGCCCGGAGTCGGGGACCGCAAGAAGGTCATCGGCGTCGGGGACACCACCTGGGAGAACACACCGCTCGGCCGTGTGCGGGTGATGTCCTCACCGGAGCGCACCGATGCCCGCATCTTCTCGATCGACGCGTTCGAACTCGACATCCCCGCCGGCAGCCGCTCGGGCAAGTACTGGAAGATGGCCGACGAGGTCCACTACGTGCTCGACGGCAGCGGCTACGCCCTCCAGTGGGAGGTCGAGGCGGAGATCGCCGAGAAGTACTACGCGCGGGTCGCCAAGGAGCCCACGCGGCACGAGATCACGAAGGGCGACACGCTGTACGTGCCGCAGAACCACGTCACCCTGGTCGACGCCGCACGCGGCGGACTGCGGGAGATCAGCGGGAACCGGCTCCGCGTCGACGGCAGCGACTACGAGGCGGACTGCCTCGTCTTCGCCACCGGGTTCGAGTGGAACACGCCCTACGTGAACAAGATCGGGTTCTACCCGGTGGGACGCGGGGGCATGAGCCTCGGGGAGAAGTGGCGCAACGGCCCGAGGACTCTCCACGGTGTCATGACCAACGGGTTCCCCAACCTGTTCATCATCCCCCTCCCCAACTCCCAGTCGGTGGTGACCGAGAACTTCGCCCACTCCATCCAGGAGAACGCCGGACACATCGCGCGCATTGTCGCCGCGACCGCGGGCCAAGGCATGGCCGCGGTCGAGGCCACCGCCGAGGCCGAGGACGAGTGGTGCCGCATCATCCTCCAGCGGCGGCGCGACGACGCGGCCTTCCTGGAGGCCTGCACTCCAGGAAGGTCCAACAGCGAGGGACATCCCGAACTCAGGTCGCCGCTCAGCTCCAACTTCGGCGGCGATGTTTTCGAGTTCTTCGGACTCCTGGCCGACTGGCGGAATGAGAGGTCACTGCCGGGGCTGCACCTCTCGCCGGGCTAG
- a CDS encoding TetR/AcrR family transcriptional regulator encodes MSKPPARIRLADAAFALFDERGYEQTTVDDIAERAGLGRTTFFRHYRSKEDVIFPDHDRLLELIRERLATSSHSTALVAVSDAVRLVLLHYLDEGDLARRRYALTSKVAALRDREIASVARYQRQFREFIADWMGDPTESASLRAELMAAAVVAAHNHVLRRWLRGESSDPVAELDEAMREVLALFPAPGSPPEPGGTTVVAFRTGQDIDALLPSLRRLVEGGE; translated from the coding sequence ATGAGCAAGCCACCTGCACGGATCCGCCTGGCAGACGCCGCGTTCGCCCTCTTCGACGAGCGCGGGTACGAGCAGACGACCGTCGATGACATCGCCGAGCGGGCGGGGCTCGGGCGAACGACGTTCTTCCGGCACTACCGGTCGAAGGAAGACGTCATCTTTCCCGACCACGACCGCCTGCTTGAGCTGATCAGGGAGCGGCTGGCGACCTCCAGTCACAGCACCGCGCTGGTCGCCGTGTCGGACGCGGTGCGGCTGGTGCTGCTGCACTACCTCGATGAGGGTGATCTGGCGAGGCGGCGATACGCGCTCACCAGCAAGGTGGCGGCCCTTCGGGACCGGGAGATCGCCAGTGTGGCCCGCTATCAGCGGCAGTTCCGGGAGTTCATCGCGGACTGGATGGGGGACCCGACGGAGTCGGCGTCGCTACGGGCCGAACTCATGGCCGCGGCGGTGGTCGCGGCCCACAACCACGTGCTGCGCAGGTGGTTGCGGGGCGAGTCCTCCGACCCGGTCGCCGAGCTGGACGAGGCGATGCGCGAGGTGCTTGCCCTCTTTCCGGCACCCGGTTCCCCGCCGGAGCCCGGCGGCACCACCGTTGTCGCGTTCAGGACCGGGCAGGACATCGACGCCTTGCTCCCCTCGCTGCGACGCCTCGTCGAGGGTGGCGAGTGA
- a CDS encoding electron transfer flavoprotein subunit beta/FixA family protein gives MSLRIVVTVKYVPDATGDRHFADDLTLDRDDVDGLLSELDEYAVEQALQIAEDADGAEVTVLTVGPEDAKDALRKALSMGADKAVHVEDDDLHGTDIIGTSLVLAKAIEKAGYDLVISGMASTDGTAGVVPALLAERLGVPQVTLLSEVSVDGSTVKGRRDGDAATEQLEASLPAVVSVTDQSGEARYPSFKGIMAAKKKPVQSWDLSDLEIDAEEVGLAGAWTAVESAAERPARTAGTIVKDEGEGGKQLAEFLASQKFI, from the coding sequence GTGAGCTTGAGGATCGTTGTCACTGTGAAGTACGTGCCCGACGCCACGGGTGACCGGCATTTCGCCGATGACCTGACGCTTGACCGTGACGATGTGGACGGTCTGCTCTCCGAGCTGGACGAGTACGCGGTCGAGCAGGCGCTGCAGATTGCCGAAGACGCGGACGGCGCCGAGGTCACCGTGCTGACGGTGGGTCCGGAAGACGCGAAGGACGCGCTGCGCAAGGCTCTGTCGATGGGGGCGGACAAGGCGGTCCACGTCGAGGACGACGATCTGCACGGCACGGACATCATCGGCACCTCGCTCGTGCTCGCGAAGGCGATAGAGAAGGCCGGCTACGACCTGGTGATCTCCGGCATGGCGTCCACCGACGGCACGGCCGGTGTCGTCCCGGCACTGCTGGCCGAGCGGCTGGGTGTGCCGCAGGTGACGCTGCTGTCCGAGGTGTCGGTCGACGGTTCCACCGTGAAGGGGCGTCGTGACGGTGACGCGGCGACCGAGCAGCTCGAAGCCTCCCTGCCGGCCGTCGTGTCGGTTACCGATCAGTCGGGCGAGGCGCGCTACCCCTCGTTCAAGGGGATCATGGCGGCGAAGAAGAAGCCGGTTCAGTCCTGGGATCTGTCCGACCTGGAGATCGACGCGGAGGAGGTCGGTCTCGCCGGTGCCTGGACGGCGGTCGAGTCCGCTGCCGAGCGTCCGGCCCGTACGGCGGGCACGATAGTCAAGGACGAGGGTGAGGGCGGCAAGCAGCTCGCTGAGTTCCTCGCGAGCCAGAAGTTCATCTAA
- a CDS encoding electron transfer flavoprotein subunit alpha/FixB family protein yields the protein MAEVLVYVDHVDGAVRKPTLELLTLARRIGDPVAVALGNGAADTASTLAEHGAVKVLTADAAEFADYLVVPKVDALQAAFGQVSPAAVLVPSSAEGKEIAARLAVRVGSGIVTDAIDLEAGDGGPVATQSVFAAAYTTKSRITRGTPVITVKPNSAPVEPAPAAGTVEELAVTFCEGATGTKVVARTPRESTGRPELTEAAIVVSGGRGVNGAENFAIIEALADSLGAAVGASRAAVDAGWYPHSNQVGQTGKSVSPQLYIASGISGAIQHRAGMQTSKTIVAVNKDAEAPIFDLVDYGIVGDLFQVVPQLTEAIKARKG from the coding sequence ATGGCTGAAGTTCTCGTCTATGTTGATCATGTGGACGGTGCCGTCCGCAAGCCCACCCTGGAGCTGCTGACGCTGGCCCGCCGCATCGGTGACCCGGTCGCCGTCGCGCTCGGGAACGGCGCCGCGGACACCGCCTCCACACTGGCGGAGCACGGCGCGGTGAAGGTCCTGACCGCCGACGCCGCCGAGTTCGCCGACTACCTCGTCGTCCCGAAGGTCGACGCCCTCCAGGCCGCCTTCGGGCAGGTGTCCCCGGCCGCCGTCCTCGTCCCCTCCTCCGCGGAGGGCAAGGAGATCGCGGCCCGTCTCGCGGTGCGGGTCGGGTCGGGCATCGTCACCGACGCGATCGACCTGGAGGCCGGTGACGGGGGTCCGGTGGCGACGCAGTCGGTGTTCGCCGCCGCATACACCACCAAGTCCCGTATCACCAGGGGCACTCCGGTCATCACCGTGAAGCCCAACTCGGCCCCTGTCGAGCCGGCCCCGGCCGCGGGCACCGTCGAGGAGCTGGCTGTCACCTTCTGCGAGGGGGCCACCGGTACGAAGGTCGTCGCCCGCACGCCGCGTGAGTCGACCGGCCGTCCCGAGCTGACCGAGGCCGCGATCGTCGTCTCCGGCGGACGCGGCGTCAACGGCGCCGAGAACTTCGCGATCATCGAGGCGCTCGCGGACTCCCTCGGTGCGGCCGTGGGTGCTTCGCGTGCCGCTGTGGACGCGGGCTGGTACCCGCACTCCAACCAGGTCGGCCAGACCGGCAAGTCCGTCTCCCCGCAGCTCTACATCGCCTCCGGCATCTCGGGTGCGATCCAGCACCGGGCGGGCATGCAGACCTCGAAGACGATCGTCGCGGTCAACAAGGACGCCGAAGCGCCCATCTTCGACCTCGTCGACTACGGAATCGTCGGCGACCTCTTCCAGGTCGTCCCGCAACTCACCGAAGCCATCAAGGCACGCAAGGGCTGA